Within the Sulfitobacter sp. JL08 genome, the region ATTCTTGTACCGATTGCCTTTGATCACGAGCGTGACAAATCCGCGCCGCTGAAGCTGGCCAAGCTTTTGTCGTCGCCCGATGCAAAAGTGACATTGCTGCATGTCATCGAACATGTGCCGTCCTACGCATTGTCCTATCTGACCGAAGATTTTCTGAAAGGCACCCGCGATGCGCTGGATGCAGAGATGGAAAAACTGGCATCGCAAGTACCCGGCGCCGTGGGCCGGGTGGTAGAAGGCCATTCCGGCCGCACCATTCTGGACTTTGCCGAAAAAGACGGTTCCGACCTGATCATCATCGCCTCGCACCGGCCCGAAATGCAGGATTACCTGCTGGGCAGCACTGCCGCACGCGTTGTGCGCCATGCCCAATGCGCGG harbors:
- a CDS encoding universal stress protein, which translates into the protein MYHNILVPIAFDHERDKSAPLKLAKLLSSPDAKVTLLHVIEHVPSYALSYLTEDFLKGTRDALDAEMEKLASQVPGAVGRVVEGHSGRTILDFAEKDGSDLIIIASHRPEMQDYLLGSTAARVVRHAQCAVHVVR